The Ovis aries strain OAR_USU_Benz2616 breed Rambouillet chromosome 6, ARS-UI_Ramb_v3.0, whole genome shotgun sequence genome includes a window with the following:
- the LOC101106941 gene encoding fibroblast growth factor-binding protein 1, protein MRTHGLTLLSLLLLAVLMLLAEAKKEGRKRHGSKASTEESHALGKPGKEPRSQPTKHPIKGKFVTQDHADCRWAVTKQEEGIVLKVECTQQDNTFSCFFTGNPTSCLELHKSSVYWKQIGRNLRSQKVICGDAKSVLKTRVCRKKFPESNLKLVNSTLIRIKKPSQELMEPSPMDTVEVTTSSNPEKTQTMTTKGPQCEDEDLENQRKAAQEYCGEVWGSLCRFFLSMVQGSSC, encoded by the coding sequence ATGAGGACCCACGGCCTCACCctgctctccctcctccttctggcTGTTCTGATGCTCTTGGCGGAGgccaaaaaggaaggaaggaagagacacGGCAGCAAAGCCAGCACAGAGGAATCACATGCTCTGGGCAAGCCCGGGAAGGAGCCGAGGAGCCAGCCAACCAAGCACCCGATCAAAGGCAAGTTCGTCACCCAGGACCACGCTGACTGCAGATGGGCGGTGACCAAGCAGGAGGAGGGCATTGTGCTGAAGGTCGAGTGTACCCAACAGGACAACacgttttcctgtttcttcactGGCAATCCAACCTCATGCCTAGAGTTGCACAAAAGCAGCGTCTATTGGAAACAAATTGGCCGGAATCTGCGTTCTCAGAAGGTCATCTGTGGTGATGCCAAGAGTGTCCTGAAGACCAGGGTGTGCAGAAAGAAGTTTCCAGAATCGAATCTCAAGCTGGTGAACTCTACTCTGATTAGGATCAAGAAACCCAGCCAGGAGTTAATGGAGCCCTCTCCCATGGACACGGTTGAAGTGACTACCTCCTCCAACCCAGAAAAGACCCAGACCATGACCACCAAAGGTCCTCAGTGTGAGGATGAAGACTTGGAAAACCAAAGGAAGGCAGCCCAGGAGTACTGCGGGGAGGTCTGGGGCTCTTTGTGCAGATTCTTCCTCTCCATGGTACAGGGCAGTTCATGCTAA